One part of the Plasmodium cynomolgi strain B DNA, scaffold: 0304, whole genome shotgun sequence genome encodes these proteins:
- a CDS encoding hypothetical protein (putative), producing NRRTKPVNRVKHNKSIIQDSIGKEEEYDIAIKIAHNPYRNKTRQSLIYDYKYKKDPELWLEKVINKLDSKFASEMTRFLRMSSRRTRNYKGKGLSGYFKSLFSKYRVFIPLATSIGLFILAIYIVSSISSGPFILILLTALLIKFTAGMSLYYILRTIHLKYYS from the coding sequence AATCGTAGAACAAAACCAGTTAATCGAGTAAAACATAATAAATCCATTATCCAAGATTCAattggaaaagaagaagaatatgaTATCGCCATTAAAATAGCACACAATCCATATCGTAATAAAACTCGTCAGTCTTTAATTTATgattataaatacaaaaaggatCCTGAATTATGGCTAGAGAAAGTAATTAATAAACTTGATTCAAAGTTCGCATCAGAAATGACAAGATTCCTGAGAATGTCTTCACGCCGTACAAGAAATTATAAAGGTAAAGGCTTATCAGGATATTTCAAATCCTTATTCAGTAAATATAGAGTATTTATTCCACTCGCAACAAGTATAGGTTTATTTATTCTTGCAATATATATTGTATCATCTATTTCGAGTGGTCCATTCATATTGATACTATTAACAGCGCTTCTTATAAAATTTACTGCAGGGATGAGCCTATACTACATTTTAAGAACAATACACCTCAAATATTATAGTTAA